Within Equus przewalskii isolate Varuska chromosome 9, EquPr2, whole genome shotgun sequence, the genomic segment aGTCTGATGCTGAATAAGATTCGAGCCACGATTGAAggtcttcccacattccttacacgCAAATGTCTTCTCACCACTATGAATGTTCTGATGTCGAGTAAACTGTGTCAGAAGACTAAAGGCctttccacattccttacattcaaagggtttctcaccagtatgcaTTCTACAATGTTCAATAAGTCGGTAATGATatctaaaggccttcccacactcctTACATACAAAGGGTTTCTCACTAGAATGAATTTTCTGATGCTGAATAAGGTTTGAACCACGATTAAAGCCTTTCCCACACTGCTTACATTCATATGGTTTCAGACCAGCATGAATGCTCTGATGTTGAACGAGGTTTGACTCACGATTAAAGGACTTCCCACAATCTTTACATTCAAATGGTTTCTCCCCTGTATGAATCTTCTTGTGGCGATTAAGCTGGGTAGGAAGactaaaggcttttccacattccttacattcaaaaGGCTTCTCACCAGTATGAAATATCTGATGCCGAATGAGTTGTATACGAAGTCTAAAGgtcttcccacattctttacattcaaagggtttctTTCCAGTATGAACGCTCCGATGCTGAATAAGGTTTGAACGACGACGAAAGcatttcccacattccttacattcgtAAGGTTTCACACCTGTATGTATTCGCTGATGTTCAATAAGTTGGTACTGATGTCTGAAGGCtatcccacattccttacattcaaagGATTTCTCAGCAGTATGAATTTTCTGATGCCGAGAAAGCTGTAGGTGAAGTCTAAAAGCCTTTCCACagtccttacattcatagggtttctcaccagtatgaataGTCTGATGCTGAATAAGATTCGAGCCACGATTGAAgaccttcccacattccttacattcaaatGGTTTCTCACCACTATGAATGTTCTGATGTCGAGCAAACTGTATCAGAAgactaaaggccttcccacaatctttacattcaaagggtttctTGCCAGTATGAATTCGGCCGTGTTCAATAAGTTGGTAATGATAATTAAAGCCCTTCCCACACTCCTTACACACAAAGGGTTTCTCACTAGAATGAATTTTCTGATGCTTAACAAGATTGGAACCACGATTAAAgcctttcccacattccttacattcatatgGTTTCATACCAGCATGAATACTCTGGTGTTGAACAAGGTTTGAGCTACGAttaaaggatttcccacattctttacattcaaaTGGTTTCTCACCTGTGTGAATGCTCTTATGGCGATTAAGTAGAGTGGGAAAATTAAAacctttcccacattccttacatttaaagggtttctcaccagtatgaaatTTCTGATGTCGAGTAAGTTGCAGATAAAGTCTAAAGGTCTTCCCACAGTCCttacattcaaagggtttctctccagtatgaatacTCTGATGCTGAATAAGACTTGAACCACGACTAAAGAACTTCCCACACTCCTTACATTCATATGGTTTATCTGTATTGTGAATAAGAGAAGTGCGGCGAGTGTAAGTGGGCATTTTTTCCTGGCTGATTATCTTTTGATTGACATGTCCCTCTTGATGTCCCTGTGGTCCCTCAAATTTACTTCTGTGTTTTGAATCATTTCTAAAACTGGAGGCCTTGAGGCCAGGAGTTTTACTTATTTCCTTTACACTCTGTTTGGgcaaatttatttcataaatatcattTTCTGTAGATGACTTGTCAGCTCCAGAGTTTGACTGcaaatctgaaagaaaaggaaaaagcaaacacattTTTTATTGTCCTGTAACACACAGACATGTACAAAATCCATTATAGAATGACTTAAACCTAAAATACTTTCAGAGAAGTTGAAAAAGGATAAGAAGAGCTCCAATAGTCAAGAAAGTTTATGTAAGATGGTGATGTTCAGAATAGGGGAAGAGATTAACTTTGTGAAATTTAGGTGTTAAAATCATTTGGTAAGCTTGTTACAAATATTGATATTCAATTAACTCAGATGCAAAGAATCAGAATTTTTAGGAATAAGTCCTACGAAGCTGTATTTTCAACATCTCTATCAGATCATTCTGATGTAGATCAAAGTTTAAGGATCCATACTTAAAGCTGTTTGAACGGTTTGTCtttactcttaaaataaaatccaaaacccTTACCATGGATACCCTTACAAGAACTCATACCAAGCTACTGTCATCCTTTGTACCCTACCTCTTCCATACTGCCTTGTTTTAGAAACCTAAAACATGATACATTTTTTCCACACCTTCAGGCTTTGCTCAGGCTAGTTCATCACCCAAGAATCCTGTGGCCTGGGCTGCCTGTAGGAGACATCCCTCCCATCTTTTAAGTCTCAGGATAAGTATATTCCTCAGTACAGCTGTGCCTGTTGGGCCCTATCTAAGTGTGTCTCTGTCTTGTATTCTCTATTCACAAGTCTCATTCCTTGCTTTCATAACTGTTTCAattactttcattcattcattgccccatttctttctttttttttctttaaagattggcacctgagctaacaactgttgccaatcttcttttttttttctgcttttcctcccccaatcccccaagtacatagttgtatattttagttgtgggtccttccagttgtggtatgtgggacatcgcctcaatgtggcctaatgagcagtgccatttctgtgcccaggatccaaactggcgaaaccctgggctgccaaagcggagtgcacgaacttaacgactcggccacggggccggcccctcattgcCTCATTTcttattctgtatattttcttatcCCTAAATCTGCCTATGGGCAGACACAATCCTGATAGCATTCACCAGTGAATAATAAGCTCATAGCACATAATAGCTGTTAAGTAGATTACTGGAGAATTATTGATAAAGGAAATTAGCCTgagaataaatgtatataatacaaaaataagcCACTGGGAAAGGCTTATCATAATTATCACTCATCCAAAACCATTAAAGTTGATAAATAGGACCTTTCTCCTATCACTTCAAATGGAAACAAATGCACATGTGAGCCAGATCGGTCAAGTATAtgtaaaaatgggaaaacaaaccACAGAAGGCAGGTAGAAACTTGAAGCTTGAACCTAGTTAGGTTGATTGCCTGCTGAAATATATCAACAGGttctaaaagaaaatcaacagatgCTAACACCAAGAtgacagatgttggaattatctgacgaAAATTTTAATGCCGTAATCATGCAAATGCTCCAACAAGCAACCACAaacactcttgaaacaaatggaaaaatagaaaatctcagcaaagatgTAGAAGGTATAAAGAAGAACCACGGAAAAGTTAGAACAAAAAactataataactgaaattaaaatattgctgGATGGTCTCAATAGGAGACtggagaagacagagggaaaaaataatgaacttaTGATAGAGAAAGATTTATCCAATCtgaacagcagaaagaaaaaagatcgaaaaacaaatgaacacacaACAAGGACCAGGAGGACAACGCCAAAAGCTCTCACATTCATGTCATGGGCATCCTAGGAGAGGAAAAGTGTGCACAGctgaaaaaatgttaaactaaAGGGCTAAAACCTTTCCAATTTTGGAAAAAtccataaacctacagattcgaAAATCTCACTGAGCCCCAAAGAGAATAAACCTAAAGAAATCCACACCCAAACTCATCATAATCACACTggtaaaaactaaagacaaaggaaaaaatacttgaaagCACCCAAAAAACTCACAACTCATTACCTATCCAATACCTGGACAACGATTCAAATGACTCTAGGCTTCGCATCAGAAACaagggagggcagaaggaagtGACGCGAcattttaaagtgctaaaaggaaaattctGCCCCACATTCTACATCCTGAAAAAGTCTTGGTCAGAAATAAAGATGAGATAAAGATGTTTTTAGATGACAGAATAGTAAAAGAATATCACCAACAGACCTATTCTAAAGAcctgctaaaggaagttcttcagactAAAGGGAAACGATACCAGAAGAAAATCCGGAACATCAAGAATGAAGGAAGAtcaaaagaaatggtaattatctGGGTAAATATAATAGACCATCTTTTCCTCTTGAGTTCTTTAGAACATGTTTGATGgttgaaagaaaaattgtatCATGTGATGGGGTTTTCAATGTATGTACACGTAATGCGACCACAGCACAGATGTAAGACAACTAAAGCGTGAGGGAACTATTCAGTGAGATGTGACTGGAAAAGGGAGGTCATCAAACAGAAATTTCAACAGGATCTCATTTTGCTCAACAGAAATAACTGTACGTATGTGTGTGAAGGTGTGGAAGGACAGGAGTAAACCAGGAATTACTGAAGAACACAGTTGTGAGGGTTACATTTTTAATTCGGACTTGTCTCTACTAATTTTCTATAATGCACCTGCATTAAGGCCATGGTAACAAAGAGATATTAAATATTCATATGCCACCAATAAAATGGTTTCAATATGAAgcaaatatagataaaatataaaggaaaacacaTCTACAAACTGAATGGGAGATTCTAACATACCTCTTTTAGTAATTTGCagaagtagattttttaaaaaattaaatacacatatatataaaaaacacaaaacaaacttGACACTACCAACACACATTCCTTTTTCAATCACacagaacatttataaaaattgaccaTATACTGGATTATaaaacaaagcaagtctcaacgtACTTAAAAGGAGTGAAACaacatattttctgaccacaataaaatCATGCTGTCAGATCAATATCAgagattattcatttatttggaaaCGGAAAAGCCATACTTGGTTCACCAAAATTACAGTAATCTATACAGACATGATATTACGTGATTCTTCATAGGATGCTATTGGAATTATGCCTCCATTGTGGAGTTTTCTGAAccaaatcatgagaaaaattttTAGTCACACATATTCAGAATATCATGCTTTAAGAAAACTGGCCTGGATTtggactctttaaaaaaaagaggccaaagtaaaaaataaataaataaaaatttgtttaaggCACAGAAGTttagattaaaaggaaataaaaagaccTAACAATAAATCTATTTATGAACCTTAATTTGATCCTAAATTGAAACACGctcatacaaaaaaattaaaaattaaaaagatatttaacaatGAACTGTACTTTAGATAAAGCGCCTGAAACAATGATGATTTTCTTAGGTGTGACAATGATAGGTTATTTAGGTTAATTAGGATAATGAAGTCAATCAGGAATAATGAAAGGTTATTTACGATAATGTCCTATTCTTAGGAGATGCAAGCTAAAGCATTTAAGGTATCTGTCATGATATCTGTGACTTAACCCTCCACACGACAGTAAAAACGGTTTAAAATATTTCGATATATAAATACTTATAGCAAACATGGCAAATGCTAGCAATTGGTGAATCCAGGCAACacttttttgtggctttttttgtttgtttttttaattttttttttaaagattttcttttttttcctttttctccccaaagccccccagtacatagttgtatattctttgttgtgggtccttctagttgtggcatgtgggatgctgcctcagcgcagtttgatgagtagtgccaacgaaacactgggccgcctgcagcggagagcacgaacttaaccactcggccacggggccagcccccaggcaaGTTTTAAATGgaattcacttattcttttaacttttctctagGTTTGAACATTTTCAACATAAAAACCTGGGaaaatttaaggggaaaaaagtactcgagtcaaataaataatcaagaaaattagaaaatatattgagggaaatgaggagtgagcgctaatgggtatggggtttctttctggggtgaggaAACTGGTAAAGAACTGACTGTGGTGAGAGATGTGCCCGTCTGTGAACACACTAAAAACCTCTGAATGGTACAccttaaatgagtgaattttatggtatgtaaattatatcttaattgttatattaaaaaaagaacagactttGAACTGTTATCAACATACAAACACTCAGGGAAATTGTTCCATGAGCCCGTAAGACTGTGTAGGAGAAAAAGTTCAAACAACCAAATTGACCAGAGAtacctcacacacacatacattcttAGAGAATTCACACTAAATGAGGATTATCAAGATGAGATTACAGCATATGACAATGCACTTTGAAATGTAtgggaaaactacaaaaaatggggagaaaacGTGGAGAGCACAATCTGTTTTCAATAATCATAGCATCATGGTAATGCTGGCCGTGTTATTCTCAGGATGTTTTGCATATAATGTGAGATAAAACAAATCAGTAATTATAGGATATTCTGTTATCCCCAGTATCGCTGAGAACCAAGAATTTCAGTTTGagaaaaaacaagacacagaTTTAAGATAGATTAGGTTAAGTAAATACCCTGCAATCCTAAAACTGAGTTAGAAAGAGCAGTGTCAACTCGTGGGGCATTTATCCTTAAAACAAGACTACACGTGTTTATTTCCTATCTCTGTCCCCTGAAAATGCCTAAAAGCAATGACCTAACCAGGCAGGATGAGCACCCCTGGTACCCAGACTGCGGTCTTGAAACATTATTTTCCATCAAACCAACCATGGCTTTCTGGAGAAACGTCTTATTCCAGGTTTGGAAAAGGACATGTACAAGACAGGCCTGGAACAGGCTGTCTTACTAGACAGCAGGAATCTCTCATAGTCCACCAGAGCCAGGTTAAAAGGGCTCAGGAGCCAAGCTGAAGAGGCTCACGCTGGCCAATGAGGGGACCAATTTGAGCATCAGTAAAAATAGTAACTTGGGACCAGCCTAGTGGcaaagtggttgagttcacacacactagttcagcggcctgggatttgctggtttggatcccacgtgtagacctacacgctgcttgtcaagccatgctgtggtggcatcccacatataaaatagagaaagatgggcacagatgttaactcagggccagtcttcctcagcaaaaagaggaggattggcgccggatgttagctcagggctaatcttcctcacacacaaacacaaacacaaaatagtaacaatagagtaaaatacatcaaatattttaattccatGTATTCAGTCATCACAAAAAATAGGTCACCTTTGAAAGGATGCTAGGAAACTAACTCATTATTTAGAAAACTGGTAAACAAAGGCAAAGAATCAAGTATTTATCTGGACTTTTCCAAATGATCTATATAACTGAGTAACCAAGCAGTAAATGAGGCAGTTTCTCTTTACAGATGCACTCTAGCTGATACAGAATAAATGACAGAATTCGAGTATCACCAATCTGCAAGCTCTAATGAATTAATGGACACAGTAACGGACCATCAAAGGCTGCGAACATCACTAAAACTAGACATCCCGACATCGTGTGCCAACCGACTGAAGAATGTCACCGCCACCTCGCCAACAGTCTTGCCAAAACGACCCCAAAACCTGAGTCAGGTTAAACTTCTAGACCCAGGGATCAATCTACAggaagcagaggacagaggaacatgcTAATCTATACCACAGGGTGCAATCGGCAAAATCCAGATGGTGGGAAACCAGAGCACAAACGATCTAATCTTATCAAGAAAAAACtgttaagaataaaaaaaggTTACGAGAACCTATAATTTCAAAGAGACTAAAGACTTTCTGAAACAACAGGCAAAATAAATCCGACTGTGGGAGACGGTCATTGAGATgataaaactctaaagaaaacTCTTCTCGCAGGGAGGGAAAGGCTTGTAATTTGTGAAGAGGCACGTGACCGGCTCCGGCGCAGCTGACAGAATCCTAACTCACGACCTGGTGGTGAAAGTGCGTGACCCTTAATACAACTAATCACGCAATTCTTTGTTTCATGTGGTTTTCTGGATTCTTGTCATAGTTTGTTTACAAACTAcgaaatgaagaaaattttaaacatcgTAATTGGCTACAAATAACTTGGAAAACATTCCCTATTCCTCACAGTGACGACCAAAACCTCGTTTGGTCTGGCCCTGGCCTAACTCCCAGACCTCCTTCCTACTCTCCCTTCACCTCGGctctaacttttctttttttttttttaaggtagctttttggtgaggaagatttgccctgagctaacatttgttgccaatattcctctcttttttttctctccccaaagccccagcacatagttgtgtatcctagttgtacgtccctctagttcctctatgtgggatgctgccacggcatggccacatgagcagtgtgtaggtccacacccaggatccaaaccggagaaccccggaccacagagcgcgtgaacctaaccacttggccaatggggccggcccctcggcTCTAACCTTCTTACTGCTGCCAGTCACACAGAGATCACTTCCTGCTCAGACAGAATGCTCTCGCCCAGGGATGGGGCCTGAACCCCCACTTTTGGGAGAGCATGCCCACTTCAAGACACGTCCCCTGACCACTCGGGCTCTGTCATTCTCACCACCTTATTCCCATTTACTTGTCTGCACAGCATGATTCGTGACGTTACTGATCTAGTCATTTGCTTATTGGTTTAATCTACATCTTGCCCACTGCAGGTGGAGtccaggagagagagcaggactTTATCAGTCACGTTTGTTTCACTGTATGGACAGTGCCAACCACAGGGCCTTGCCTGCAGTGggcactcgataaatatttgctgaatataaGAATACATTCTTTAGACAGGGGAAGCACATATAGAAATCTAAATGCAAAGCAGGGCTGGAAAGCAGCTGGATGCAAAATCTACGTTAAAAGTTTATActaggagccggccccgtggccgagtggttgagttcgtgcgctctgctttggcggcccagggtttcgctggtttggatcctgggtgcagacctggcactgctcatcaggccacgctgaggcagcgtcccacacagcacaaccagaaggacccacaactaagaatatacaactatgtactgggaggctttggggagaagaagaaggaaaaaaaaagaagattggcaacagatgttaactcaggtgcaatctttaaaagaaaatttttttaagtttattctgGGAAAGAAAGCAGGCACTCAGCACTAAAAGGGGAGGGgaataagagaagagaaattcagtCATCAGTAAAAGACGAAGTTCCTCCAATAGCTCGTGCtgtgatctttatttccttcccagAGATCAGGCGTTTTTATCTAAGAGGCCTTGGGTCTTCGAAGGAAGGTTTccaaaccacctctcaggggtgtgACTCCTCTCTGACCACGGGGGGGCCCCAACGATTACGGCCCCCTGCTGGCTTTCCCCTCACTCACCTGGGTTCTGTCCGCCTGTTTCTTTCCTCACACCCATCCACGGCTCTTTCTCCTGCTCCAGGAGGGTAATGACATCTGGCTTAGAAATGGAACTtcctccttaaaagaaaaaaatgacacatgatgtagaaatttttaattaaaaaaaaaaatcttcacttGAGACCTGGTTAAATTTACAACTAGTTAAAAGTCAAAATGATACTGAGAAAGACTTCAGAGAAGGGTACGAGAATTGAATAAGAGACCGGTGATCTTAGAAAAAGGACTTAGCATCATTTAAAGTCATATAGGGTCTGCCCTTGGCGTGGAATTATAACTTAGTGGTTGAGAACATGAACCTTCAAGCCTGACCGCCTCGTTCAAATCCTCTGTCAGCCACTAGCAGTAGAACCTTAGACAAGCTATTTAAACTCTCCGtccctcagtttgcccatctctaaaaaggggatgataataatacctatcttatAGGACtgacattaaaatgaaattagttaatacatgtaaaacgcTTCGAACACTGCCCGGTATTTAGCACTACAAAGCTAACTATTATTACgcttattgttgttatttattttgcctttttagacatttttgttctttcttcgtatattcattcaatgaaaaatacaaacttCATGGCTTGCAACTTTCAACTACATGGCAGGGAATGGAATGTTTGCTGAAGGACATGGAATGTGTCCACTTCAGTTTTAAACAAATTCAGTTGACCCAATCAAAATTATGGACATCATAGAGGctttttagaaaaattcaaaacactaTTCTCCTTGCAGGCGggtcaggaaaaaaacccagatagCCTACAGTAATTCTGCAATCAAACACAATGTGAAACTTGGTTTCTCAGCTAATGATCATGCAATGAAGgtctaagttttcaaattcacTTCCTCGGTCATTAAGAAAGAGGCAGCCACAGAGAGGACCAACGTAAGGGAGAAAGTTCACTCAGCGATGGGCAAGATGCAGGCATTTTCAACCCAACAAATCCCAAACTATTTCTTTCGGTAGCGAGAAGAAGGAACTCAGCTACTGCTTAAATGACAGCCCAGAAACTCATGGTGAAGACAACAGACACTGACAATTTATCATTAATAATTATAAGTATTTAATACTCATCCACATTTAGTAGTAATGAACATCGGGGCAGACAGCCTTACCGAGTGAGGCCAGGTGGCTGTAGTTGTCCAACATCACATCGCGGTACAAGGCCTTCTGAGCGGGGCTGAGACACGCCCACTCCTCCTGAGAGAAGCTGACAGCCACGTCGGCAAACGTCACGGATCCCTGAAACCACAGACACACGTATCACAGTGAGACTGAAGGAAATCATTCCagatggaaggagagggagggaaggaccaCACTGCAGGAAGGGGGCGATGCGGAATTCCGCAGGGCGCCTGCACGTTCTTGAGGAAGCCCACTCGCGCAGAGCAAACTTCTTGGGTACCATGCGATAACTCACTAATCCCAGCATGTCTGGGGATGGATAAAAAACCTGAATTTCCCTACTACCTAGGCACCATGCCTGCCTCACAACGCTGTAAGTGTGCACTTCTACACCATgttcagccagccctgggggtctagtggttCAGACTCAGTGCTGTGCTCACCGCTGCGGcccgggttcgtttcctggtcagggaaccacactgccCCCCTGTCGGGTGTCACattgtggcagctgcgtgttgctgggatgctgaaagctatgccactggtatttcaaacgCCAGCAGGGTCACTGATGACGGACAGgcttcagcggagcttccagactaagacagactaggaagaaggacatggccacGCACTTCCGAAAAAAtgggccatgaaaactctatgaacagCAGTGGCGGTACACGGGGCCACCAGGAGTGAGAATCAACTCGGcagcagtaacaacaacaaaaacaccgtCTTTCCCCGTTAAGGTATAAGAAAACCAAATTTCATGAAACCTTTCCCCcaagttttatataaaatatctattttagaAAACAGAGTTTACATAAAATTGAGAATGTTCTCATTCCTCAAGTTCATTATACTAGCTGAGGCCGAAAGCATTTTTTCTCGTCGTAAGTGATTTTTATAAGCTGCATAACAGTCCGTATAACTGACACACTAGATTTGatccttcttttctgtttatatattCAGATAGTCAACGTCTCTATGGTCTTTCCCAATTCCGGGAATTTACAATCGCCCACCACTTACACACTGGACGATCTTCCTGTTACCATCCACCGTCCTCACCGAACTTTCCTAAGAGCCTCATAAATAGATCATCTTGTCACACATGGAGACCGAGGCCACCCGAAAGCAAATCCTATCTTATCCACCTGGAAAGCTCGAGTCTGTGGAGAAGTCTCGAGGTTTTCCCAAGTGTGGTCAAATGAGCCAGTCAACTCTAACTTCTCAAACCCCACAAACCCGCTTCCCTGTGGGGACCGACCCCCACGGCTCCAGCGTTTCCTCTGACAGAGGACTGAGCACAAAGCGGAAGTTAAATAACGTGTTTAAAGAAAACGCAACACCAGTTGGAAAAGAGAGACACGGACAGGAAGAGCACTAAGCTTTCTTTTCCCACCAACCTTCACTGTAATGGGACAAACTGGGGTGTAGGATCATGGATCCTTAAGAAGGGAGCTCCAGGGGAAGTCATAACTGTCACCTAACCTGAAAGTCATCATATTTCAAGGGGAAGAAATAGCAACTTACGTGGACCATGTTTTTAGAATTACAAAACcggtcaatcttcctcatgctTCCTCTcctagagaaaagaaggaagggttTAAGGAAAGCTGTGCCTCAGTGCTCTCAAAGTGACTTAAATTAATAGAACAATTGTTTCCTCCATTTCTATGTCTCAACTACCCCCCTAAGactcctcttccatcccttctctcttcGCACACATCCACGTGCGTgcgcgtgcgcgcacacacacacacacacacatacacgcacgcACGCTCACTCTCTCATGCAAATGGCAACCAGTAAGAGGAGTCTGGACAAAATCAAGCTCTCCTCCAAACCCCAGGGAACCCATTGTCCTCCAAAATATCCCAGCAGGAGGGATCCTGGCCAGCCGTCCACTCCTGGGATGCGCATGTAGGCCTAGGAccggcccctcctcctgctccgtGCAGATCCT encodes:
- the LOC103558848 gene encoding zinc finger protein 780A isoform X2, producing the protein MLDNYSHLASLGGSSISKPDVITLLEQEKEPWMGVRKETGGQNPDLQSNSGADKSSTENDIYEINLPKQSVKEISKTPGLKASSFRNDSKHRSKFEGPQGHQEGHVNQKIISQEKMPTYTRRTSLIHNTDKPYECKECGKFFSRGSSLIQHQSIHTGEKPFECKDCGKTFRLYLQLTRHQKFHTGEKPFKCKECGKGFNFPTLLNRHKSIHTGEKPFECKECGKSFNRSSNLVQHQSIHAGMKPYECKECGKGFNRGSNLVKHQKIHSSEKPFVCKECGKGFNYHYQLIEHGRIHTGKKPFECKDCGKAFSLLIQFARHQNIHSGEKPFECKECGKVFNRGSNLIQHQTIHTGEKPYECKDCGKAFRLHLQLSRHQKIHTAEKSFECKECGIAFRHQYQLIEHQRIHTGVKPYECKECGKCFRRRSNLIQHRSVHTGKKPFECKECGKTFRLRIQLIRHQIFHTGEKPFECKECGKAFSLPTQLNRHKKIHTGEKPFECKDCGKSFNRESNLVQHQSIHAGLKPYECKQCGKGFNRGSNLIQHQKIHSSEKPFVCKECGKAFRYHYRLIEHCRMHTGEKPFECKECGKAFSLLTQFTRHQNIHSGEKTFACKECGKTFNRGSNLIQHQTIHTGEKPYECKDCGKAFRLHLQLSRHQKTHTGEKPFECKECGIAFRHQYQLIEHQRIHTGVKPCECKECGKGFSHATDLRVHQRIHTGEKPFECKECGKAFQHHYQFLGHYRIHTGDNPYECKECGKCFTRGRDLRIHQRIHTGEKPYQCEECGKAFSRSSNLIQHIKIHTGEKPYDCKECEKAFSSNYELTVHQRIHTGEKPYECKECGKTFRLSSVFTAHQRIHTGLKPYKCKECGKTFSCSSNLVQHERIHTGEKPYECKECGKTFRLSSVFIAHHRIHTGLKPYECKECGKAFTVNGQLTRHQKIHNRQKSYEYKECGQTLTGCEQLTQQQRMRTGEKSREYKRMQGDLSSWSEIGSDSTVCVLVRNS
- the LOC103558848 gene encoding zinc finger protein 780A isoform X1, which encodes MRKIDRFCNSKNMVHGSVTFADVAVSFSQEEWACLSPAQKALYRDVMLDNYSHLASLGGSSISKPDVITLLEQEKEPWMGVRKETGGQNPDLQSNSGADKSSTENDIYEINLPKQSVKEISKTPGLKASSFRNDSKHRSKFEGPQGHQEGHVNQKIISQEKMPTYTRRTSLIHNTDKPYECKECGKFFSRGSSLIQHQSIHTGEKPFECKDCGKTFRLYLQLTRHQKFHTGEKPFKCKECGKGFNFPTLLNRHKSIHTGEKPFECKECGKSFNRSSNLVQHQSIHAGMKPYECKECGKGFNRGSNLVKHQKIHSSEKPFVCKECGKGFNYHYQLIEHGRIHTGKKPFECKDCGKAFSLLIQFARHQNIHSGEKPFECKECGKVFNRGSNLIQHQTIHTGEKPYECKDCGKAFRLHLQLSRHQKIHTAEKSFECKECGIAFRHQYQLIEHQRIHTGVKPYECKECGKCFRRRSNLIQHRSVHTGKKPFECKECGKTFRLRIQLIRHQIFHTGEKPFECKECGKAFSLPTQLNRHKKIHTGEKPFECKDCGKSFNRESNLVQHQSIHAGLKPYECKQCGKGFNRGSNLIQHQKIHSSEKPFVCKECGKAFRYHYRLIEHCRMHTGEKPFECKECGKAFSLLTQFTRHQNIHSGEKTFACKECGKTFNRGSNLIQHQTIHTGEKPYECKDCGKAFRLHLQLSRHQKTHTGEKPFECKECGIAFRHQYQLIEHQRIHTGVKPCECKECGKGFSHATDLRVHQRIHTGEKPFECKECGKAFQHHYQFLGHYRIHTGDNPYECKECGKCFTRGRDLRIHQRIHTGEKPYQCEECGKAFSRSSNLIQHIKIHTGEKPYDCKECEKAFSSNYELTVHQRIHTGEKPYECKECGKTFRLSSVFTAHQRIHTGLKPYKCKECGKTFSCSSNLVQHERIHTGEKPYECKECGKTFRLSSVFIAHHRIHTGLKPYECKECGKAFTVNGQLTRHQKIHNRQKSYEYKECGQTLTGCEQLTQQQRMRTGEKSREYKRMQGDLSSWSEIGSDSTVCVLVRNS
- the LOC103558848 gene encoding zinc finger protein 780A isoform X3, giving the protein MRKIDRFCNSKNMVHGSVTFADVAVSFSQEEWACLSPAQKALYRDVMLDNYSHLASLGGSSISKPDVITLLEQEKEPWMGVRKETGGQNPDLQSNSGADKSSTENDIYEINLPKQSVKEISKTPGLKASSFRNDSKHRSKFEGPQGHQEGHVNQKIISQEKMPTYTRRTSLIHNTDKPYECKECGKFFSRGSSLIQHQSIHTGEKPFECKDCGKTFRLYLQLTRHQKFHTGEKPFKCKECGKGFNFPTLLNRHKSIHTGEKPFECKECGKSFNRSSNLVQHQSIHAGMKPYECKECGKGFNRGSNLVKHQKIHSSEKPFVCKECGKGFNYHYQLIEHGRIHTGKKPFECKDCGKAFSLLIQFARHQNIHSGEKPFECKECGKVFNRGSNLIQHQTIHTGEKPYECKDCGKAFRLHLQLSRHQKIHTAEKSFECKECGIAFRHQYQLIEHQRIHTGVKPYECKECGKCFRRRSNLIQHRSVHTGKKPFECKECGKTFRLRIQLIRHQIFHTGEKPFECKECGKAFSLPTQLNRHKKIHTGEKPFECKDCGKSFNRESNLVQHQSIHAGLKPYECKQCGKGFNRGSNLIQHQKIHSSEKPFVCKECGKAFRYHYRLIEHCRMHTGEKPFECKECGKAFSLLTQFTRHQNIHSGEKTFACKECGKTFNRGSNLIQHQTIHTGEKPYECKDCGKAFRLHLQLSRHQKTHTGEKPFECKECGIAFRHQYQLIEHQRIHTGVKPCECKECGKGFSHATDLRVHQRIHTGEKPFECKECGKAFQHHYQFLGHYRIHTGDNPYECKECGKCFTRGRDLRIHQRIHTVFNRKKGQE